A genomic segment from Candidatus Korarchaeum sp. encodes:
- a CDS encoding metal-dependent hydrolase, producing MVRVTFLGHSAFLVEGSRRVLIDPWIDGNPQSPIKIEECKGADVYIVTHDHGDHGLEDAIKLSKRHGGTVVSIYEIAEEARRKGANSLGANIGSFFEVNGIKVVLTKALHSSNLGAPVGAVIELDGKRIYHAGDTGVFYDMKIIGELYKPDIALLPIGGHFVMGPLEASLAIELLGVSKVIPMHYQTFPVLKGSVEELKEHLERRGIKAEVIALKPGESYEL from the coding sequence TTGGTGAGAGTCACGTTCCTAGGTCACTCCGCTTTCCTAGTGGAGGGGAGTAGGAGAGTCCTGATAGATCCCTGGATAGACGGTAATCCACAGTCCCCAATTAAGATAGAAGAATGTAAGGGCGCTGATGTCTATATCGTCACACATGATCACGGGGATCACGGCTTAGAGGATGCTATAAAGCTCTCGAAGAGACATGGGGGCACTGTAGTATCTATCTATGAGATAGCTGAGGAAGCGAGGAGGAAGGGGGCTAACTCCCTCGGCGCTAATATAGGCAGCTTCTTCGAGGTCAATGGGATCAAAGTAGTCCTCACTAAAGCCCTCCACAGCAGCAATCTGGGGGCCCCAGTGGGAGCTGTCATCGAGCTAGATGGGAAGAGGATCTACCATGCCGGGGATACTGGTGTCTTCTACGATATGAAGATAATCGGTGAGCTCTACAAACCTGATATAGCCCTCCTCCCGATAGGAGGGCACTTCGTGATGGGACCTTTGGAAGCCAGCCTCGCTATAGAGCTCCTCGGAGTTAGTAAGGTCATACCCATGCATTACCAAACGTTCCCAGTGCTCAAGGGGAGTGTTGAGGAATTAAAGGAGCATCTGGAGAGGAGGGGGATAAAAGCCGAAGTAATAGCGTTGAAACCAGGAGAGAGTTATGAGCTCTGA
- a CDS encoding S-adenosylmethionine decarboxylase encodes MSSEIKPKETQIIAELYDVSEKDLLDSPELMRKLLQDVAEKNGERILHVHVHEFDPYGISGFLMTDKGYVAIHTWPEHSYATINIVSFSEPSWPWEMYKILAGLLKPKQQSAVEIKSGLDFK; translated from the coding sequence ATGAGCTCTGAAATAAAACCGAAGGAGACTCAGATAATAGCGGAATTGTACGATGTCTCTGAGAAAGATCTCCTAGATTCCCCAGAGTTGATGAGGAAGCTACTCCAAGACGTAGCTGAGAAGAACGGGGAGAGGATCCTCCACGTGCACGTACACGAATTCGATCCCTATGGGATCAGCGGTTTCCTGATGACTGATAAAGGGTATGTGGCTATACATACATGGCCGGAGCATTCTTACGCTACGATAAACATAGTCAGCTTCTCAGAACCCAGTTGGCCCTGGGAGATGTATAAGATATTAGCGGGCCTCCTGAAACCGAAGCAGCAGAGCGCTGTTGAGATAAAGAGCGGCCTTGACTTCAAGTGA
- a CDS encoding tRNA (N(6)-L-threonylcarbamoyladenosine(37)-C(2))-methylthiotransferase has product METYGCSMNRSDAQIMERILEEAGLLRVNDPSGADVIILNTCNVKTPTEQRMIQRARELSKYAPLVVTGCMAKSQRDRLKGFSKVFVAPREIDKIFDAVISAIEGREAEFLGWKFIDKSSYLRDPLELIGIIPIAEGCMGACTYCITRLARGRLTSFPKRSILRLAEHFLIKGAVELWLTAEDTAAYGRDIGDNLASLIKDLSDLPGDFRIRVGMMTPSSALPIIKELIGAYRSRKVYKFFHLPVQSGSDRVLKAMRRDYTVDQFLKIVDLIRKELSDVTIATDIIVGFPTEDEDDFESTLAMLERLKPDVVNISKFGARPGTEAAKMRRLPDSIVSRRSKEVNELVNKIKEEINERYLGKELEVLVSERGEKGFQGRTNSYKPVAIREAKLGHFYLVEIVDFKANYLVGEVKEELGKAGFQMELELT; this is encoded by the coding sequence ATGGAAACTTATGGTTGCTCTATGAATAGATCGGATGCTCAGATAATGGAGAGGATACTTGAAGAAGCCGGTCTCCTCAGAGTGAACGACCCATCGGGAGCTGACGTTATAATATTGAATACATGTAATGTTAAGACACCTACTGAGCAAAGAATGATTCAGAGAGCTAGGGAACTTTCAAAATATGCTCCTTTAGTTGTAACAGGCTGTATGGCGAAATCCCAGAGGGACAGACTGAAGGGTTTCTCAAAGGTCTTCGTAGCTCCCAGGGAGATAGATAAGATATTTGACGCAGTTATCTCAGCGATAGAGGGGAGGGAAGCCGAATTCCTAGGATGGAAGTTCATCGATAAGTCCTCATATCTAAGGGACCCCCTCGAGCTCATAGGGATAATCCCAATAGCCGAGGGCTGTATGGGAGCGTGCACTTACTGTATAACGAGGCTAGCTAGAGGGAGACTCACTAGCTTTCCCAAGAGGAGCATCCTTAGGTTGGCTGAGCACTTCCTGATTAAGGGAGCAGTCGAGCTCTGGCTCACAGCAGAGGATACAGCAGCTTACGGTAGAGATATAGGTGACAATCTCGCGAGCTTGATAAAGGATTTGAGTGATCTACCTGGGGATTTCAGGATAAGAGTGGGGATGATGACCCCGAGCTCCGCTCTGCCTATAATAAAAGAGCTGATAGGAGCTTACAGATCCCGGAAGGTCTACAAGTTCTTCCATCTACCGGTCCAGAGCGGTTCTGATCGAGTGCTCAAGGCTATGAGGAGGGATTACACTGTGGATCAGTTCCTGAAGATAGTCGATCTGATAAGGAAAGAGCTCTCAGATGTTACAATAGCTACAGACATAATAGTCGGATTCCCGACGGAGGATGAGGATGATTTCGAGAGTACTTTAGCTATGTTAGAGAGGCTCAAGCCGGACGTAGTGAACATAAGCAAGTTCGGAGCTAGGCCCGGGACTGAGGCAGCTAAGATGAGGAGGCTCCCCGATAGCATCGTATCTAGGAGGAGCAAGGAGGTAAATGAGTTAGTTAATAAGATAAAGGAGGAGATCAATGAGAGATATCTAGGTAAGGAACTCGAAGTACTGGTCTCTGAGAGAGGGGAGAAGGGATTCCAAGGGAGGACGAATAGTTACAAGCCTGTAGCCATCCGGGAAGCGAAACTGGGCCACTTCTACCTCGTGGAGATAGTGGACTTCAAGGCGAACTATCTGGTAGGTGAAGTGAAGGAGGAGTTAGGGAAGGCCGGGTTTCAGATGGAACTCGAGCTCACTTGA
- a CDS encoding DUF211 domain-containing protein: protein MARSPSGKLNSKRTFIRRLVLDVVKPHEPDIIEVADAISKLNGVKKVDVEVRDYDSNIERLRLVVEGDDLDEDDIMELIKYYGGNVASIDGVTVESEEFVD, encoded by the coding sequence GTGGCGAGATCTCCCTCAGGGAAGTTGAACAGTAAGAGGACTTTCATAAGGAGATTAGTGCTCGATGTAGTGAAGCCTCATGAACCTGATATAATAGAGGTAGCTGATGCGATCTCGAAGCTCAATGGAGTTAAGAAAGTCGATGTAGAGGTGAGGGACTACGATTCGAATATAGAGAGGTTGAGGCTCGTGGTCGAGGGGGATGACTTAGATGAGGATGACATAATGGAACTCATCAAGTACTACGGAGGAAATGTAGCGAGCATTGATGGAGTTACTGTGGAATCGGAGGAGTTCGTCGATTGA
- a CDS encoding D-aminoacyl-tRNA deacylase: protein MSKRLALAYSKKDPAGSGMAREIKDMMGEEFEISDKRCELIEVDREMLYVSGSHFEGFDYLAVLSRHSGTPNHPIFTAHVSGNFGRARYGGDHFKLSIAIPSLMKEYLISVSKRAGEIGYWVGFEPTHHGPTLDIPTAFLEIGCDETAWRDERGLRAAAESILEAIESWEDGKFVAAVAFGGPHINDHFTRVELFTKFAIGHAVRKLDAEWVDREMVKQAISRNGEPTEVAIVDNKGLKGEDRERIEEALRDLGLEIIRVRKILRDELGEEEGEEI from the coding sequence ATGAGCAAAAGGTTAGCTCTAGCGTACTCCAAAAAGGACCCGGCTGGCTCAGGTATGGCTCGCGAGATAAAAGATATGATGGGCGAGGAATTCGAAATCTCGGATAAGAGATGTGAGCTAATTGAAGTAGATAGAGAGATGCTCTATGTGAGTGGATCTCATTTCGAGGGTTTCGATTATCTAGCGGTGCTATCGAGGCACAGCGGTACGCCAAATCATCCGATATTCACAGCTCATGTATCCGGGAACTTCGGGAGGGCTAGATACGGCGGGGATCATTTCAAGTTATCCATAGCGATACCCTCCCTGATGAAGGAATACCTAATCTCAGTGAGTAAGAGAGCTGGAGAGATAGGTTACTGGGTCGGTTTCGAGCCAACTCATCACGGCCCCACTTTAGATATTCCGACAGCTTTCCTAGAGATAGGTTGCGATGAGACAGCTTGGAGGGATGAGAGGGGATTGAGGGCCGCGGCTGAATCTATCTTAGAGGCAATAGAGTCATGGGAAGATGGTAAGTTCGTAGCAGCTGTAGCATTCGGAGGGCCTCACATAAACGATCACTTCACTAGAGTCGAGCTCTTCACGAAGTTCGCGATAGGACATGCGGTGAGGAAGCTAGATGCTGAGTGGGTGGATAGGGAGATGGTGAAGCAAGCGATATCGAGGAACGGCGAGCCCACTGAAGTAGCTATAGTTGATAACAAGGGATTGAAGGGAGAGGATAGGGAGAGGATAGAGGAGGCTCTTAGGGACCTAGGTCTCGAGATAATCAGAGTTAGGAAAATTCTGAGGGATGAACTTGGTGAGGAGGAAGGTGAGGAGATATAA
- a CDS encoding sugar phosphate isomerase/epimerase: MAELTFGGMNNPHRDLMSEVRSILDIGMDFVELTVEWPLSWVDSVERRIDELKDAVESHNAFLLVHSPYYLEIAHPYEEVRRGALKEALKILEVSRKLESTSATFHPFTPGWLASIKEKARELNVVGFRELVKHGRELGVQILVENVDHGAFRSPPDIRYLLDHVDGLLMTLDVGHSVINGGLEKLKSYLKKCGKEIVHMHIHDNDMSSDLHLPIGAGRIPWPEVLGEISNYRGTVTLEVHSSDPDYLRISKEKILSILKPQEGARHQRYEQGD, from the coding sequence ATGGCCGAATTAACGTTCGGTGGTATGAATAACCCACATAGGGATCTGATGAGTGAAGTTAGGAGTATACTGGATATTGGAATGGACTTCGTGGAGCTAACGGTTGAATGGCCTCTCTCCTGGGTGGATTCTGTGGAGAGGAGGATAGATGAACTCAAGGATGCTGTGGAATCTCATAACGCGTTCCTGCTCGTGCACTCCCCCTATTACTTGGAGATAGCCCATCCATACGAGGAGGTCAGGAGGGGGGCTTTGAAGGAAGCATTGAAGATCCTCGAAGTGTCCAGGAAATTGGAGTCCACATCAGCTACATTCCACCCATTCACCCCTGGCTGGCTCGCATCGATCAAGGAGAAAGCTAGAGAACTAAATGTAGTTGGGTTCAGGGAATTGGTTAAGCACGGGAGGGAATTGGGAGTCCAGATCTTAGTTGAGAACGTGGATCATGGGGCCTTCAGATCCCCGCCCGATATAAGGTACCTCCTGGATCATGTGGATGGCCTCCTCATGACGTTAGATGTAGGACATAGCGTAATTAACGGTGGTCTAGAGAAGCTCAAATCCTACCTCAAGAAGTGCGGAAAGGAGATAGTGCACATGCATATTCACGATAATGATATGAGCAGCGATCTACATCTACCGATAGGGGCTGGCAGGATCCCCTGGCCCGAGGTCCTCGGTGAGATCTCGAACTACAGAGGTACAGTCACGCTAGAGGTCCACTCCAGCGATCCCGATTACCTGAGGATATCCAAGGAGAAGATACTATCAATCCTCAAGCCTCAGGAGGGAGCACGTCATCAGCGTTATGAGCAGGGAGACTAA
- the tnpA gene encoding IS200/IS605 family transposase: MKLRSTRHARYWCGYHFVWIPKYRRDILVGDVAEYTRVVLSEILRELGCEPLAIEVLPDHVHVFALCPPRHSPAYIVNYLKGKSARRILQRFPELKTRAIRGKLWDRSYFVATVGNVTADIVKKYVEEQWEKER; encoded by the coding sequence ATGAAGCTTAGGAGTACTAGGCATGCTAGGTACTGGTGTGGATATCACTTTGTTTGGATTCCAAAGTATCGCAGAGATATTCTTGTGGGAGATGTTGCTGAATACACTAGAGTGGTCTTGAGCGAAATACTCAGAGAGTTGGGATGCGAACCATTAGCTATAGAGGTTTTGCCTGATCACGTCCATGTTTTTGCTCTATGCCCTCCAAGGCACTCTCCAGCCTATATTGTGAATTATCTTAAGGGTAAGAGTGCTAGGAGGATATTGCAGAGGTTTCCGGAGCTGAAGACTAGGGCTATTCGTGGGAAATTGTGGGATAGGAGCTACTTTGTAGCAACGGTTGGAAATGTAACAGCAGACATAGTTAAGAAGTATGTTGAGGAGCAGTGGGAGAAAGAGAGATGA
- a CDS encoding transposase, translated as MGEREMKRASIVRLIVDKDAEERLKLLCSLSSKLWNEVNYARRRAFFEKRGVDLKATYKEYYEKYKTLIGSATVQQILNKNNEMWKSFFKMLKLKKEGKLPPFITKVNPPGYKKKNNKRVLWTVLRKDQYRVEGDKIVLKGLGAIGRIEVRYKGLIHLRGEQGRLEIHYDPDRKKWYAHISFEASEKAIRGVWASVPRRPRGNLVVGIDIGINNLMAIYVENGLAKFVNGRPLKAISHYWRMRIAKYQSTLNKHDLNSRRLRSMYSKWRRQVKAYIDSRVRQAIEWLYSVGVSVIKVGYPKYIAQENGNFNNVHIWAYGYLLRRIHEVAEEYGITVVYVDEAYTSSKCPIHGEGCGERIKRGLFKCTKLNKVFNADLVGAYNILITPSPERDRGNGPETRPGIEPSGRGDVIPNPLALGEPSPFRAGRRSVASVRNWVGEVFS; from the coding sequence GTGGGAGAAAGAGAGATGAAGAGAGCAAGCATAGTAAGGCTCATAGTTGATAAAGACGCTGAGGAGAGGTTGAAGCTGCTATGCAGTTTATCCTCTAAGCTGTGGAATGAAGTGAACTACGCTAGGAGGAGAGCGTTCTTCGAGAAGAGAGGTGTAGACCTCAAAGCAACATACAAAGAGTACTACGAGAAGTATAAAACACTCATAGGTTCTGCCACAGTACAGCAAATCCTAAACAAGAACAATGAGATGTGGAAGAGCTTCTTCAAAATGCTGAAGCTCAAGAAGGAAGGCAAGCTACCGCCATTCATTACGAAAGTCAATCCACCAGGTTACAAGAAGAAAAACAATAAGAGGGTCCTGTGGACTGTTTTGAGGAAAGACCAGTATAGGGTAGAGGGTGATAAAATAGTCCTCAAGGGACTAGGAGCTATTGGAAGGATAGAAGTGAGGTACAAGGGCTTGATACACTTGAGGGGAGAGCAGGGCAGGCTGGAGATACACTACGATCCAGACAGGAAGAAGTGGTATGCCCACATATCATTCGAGGCGAGCGAGAAAGCCATCAGGGGGGTCTGGGCTAGCGTCCCGAGGAGACCGAGAGGGAATCTAGTAGTAGGCATCGATATCGGCATTAACAACTTGATGGCTATATACGTTGAAAATGGTTTGGCAAAGTTTGTTAATGGTAGACCGCTTAAAGCGATATCTCACTACTGGAGGATGAGGATCGCCAAGTACCAGTCCACACTGAATAAGCATGACTTGAACTCTAGGAGGCTCAGGTCTATGTACTCTAAGTGGAGGAGGCAAGTTAAAGCCTATATTGACTCAAGGGTTAGACAAGCAATTGAATGGCTGTATAGTGTTGGAGTCTCAGTCATCAAGGTCGGCTATCCCAAATATATTGCCCAGGAGAACGGAAACTTCAACAACGTCCACATTTGGGCATATGGCTACCTACTGAGGAGAATCCACGAAGTTGCAGAAGAGTATGGGATAACAGTAGTCTACGTAGATGAGGCGTATACATCGTCTAAGTGCCCAATCCACGGCGAGGGATGCGGGGAGAGAATTAAGCGTGGACTATTCAAATGCACCAAGCTAAACAAAGTGTTCAACGCAGACCTAGTAGGAGCATACAACATACTCATAACCCCGAGTCCCGAGAGGGATAGGGGTAATGGGCCGGAGACCCGGCCCGGGATTGAACCCTCAGGAAGAGGGGATGTAATCCCAAACCCCCTCGCTCTAGGGGAACCATCGCCCTTCAGGGCGGGGAGGAGGTCAGTGGCTTCGGTGAGGAATTGGGTTGGCGAGGTTTTCTCCTAA
- a CDS encoding CPBP family intramembrane metalloprotease, producing the protein MALQGGEEVSGFGEELGWRGFLLRNLIDIGFWKSSAIIGLIWGIWHAPLILQGRLRYPQHPVEGVIMMIIFCLLLSPLFSYIRLKSKSVVAAAILHGSFNGTTGLSILAVKGGNDLIIGITGAAGFITLLLVDLLILLLDSSIREGSIKDTVKIS; encoded by the coding sequence ATCGCCCTTCAGGGCGGGGAGGAGGTCAGTGGCTTCGGTGAGGAATTGGGTTGGCGAGGTTTTCTCCTAAGGAATTTAATCGATATAGGGTTCTGGAAATCCTCTGCTATCATCGGGCTCATCTGGGGTATATGGCACGCTCCACTCATCCTCCAAGGGCGACTCAGGTATCCTCAGCATCCGGTGGAAGGTGTAATCATGATGATAATCTTCTGCCTCCTCCTCTCTCCCCTGTTCAGTTACATTAGATTGAAGTCGAAATCAGTCGTCGCTGCTGCGATTCTCCATGGCTCTTTCAATGGCACTACAGGACTATCTATTTTAGCAGTGAAAGGAGGGAACGATCTGATCATCGGGATTACGGGGGCAGCCGGTTTCATCACACTCTTATTAGTGGATCTCCTGATACTTCTCCTGGATAGTTCTATTAGAGAAGGATCTATAAAAGATACCGTAAAAATAAGTTAA
- a CDS encoding histone family protein translates to MPQKQTRYLPLAPVYRIIKSAGAERVSDDARERMVYHLERFAREVGAQAVELAKHAKRKTVTDRDIEMAVEAVWKR, encoded by the coding sequence ATGCCCCAGAAGCAGACTAGGTATCTCCCCCTAGCACCCGTGTATAGGATAATCAAGAGCGCGGGCGCTGAGAGGGTAAGCGACGATGCGAGGGAGAGGATGGTCTATCACCTCGAGAGATTCGCTAGGGAAGTCGGGGCGCAAGCTGTAGAGCTTGCGAAGCACGCAAAGAGGAAGACAGTGACCGATAGAGACATAGAGATGGCTGTTGAGGCCGTCTGGAAGAGATAA
- a CDS encoding creatininase family protein codes for MSERRIWLMNWREFREAIEDTDLAILPVGVCEAHGPHLPLGTDFLIPEWIALNLAERLNALIAPPINYGVTLGLSGYFGTLRISESTMESLMYDVLTDLMRNGFEKVIVMNGHGGSGQVETILRAMRRAWFDYGLKSAMVNWWSLARDLAEEIFGGSGGHAGVDETAMILEIDPSLIRGEMEREEIYRTREGIYAVPTPGSIISYDDRFSIKIPDRDKASEFANKLLERIFSEVRAIVEGWERQEIHIS; via the coding sequence ATGAGCGAGAGAAGGATCTGGTTGATGAATTGGAGGGAGTTCAGGGAGGCCATTGAGGACACGGATCTAGCGATACTCCCGGTAGGTGTCTGCGAGGCTCACGGACCCCACCTCCCCCTGGGGACAGACTTCCTCATCCCGGAGTGGATCGCCCTGAACTTAGCTGAGAGGCTGAACGCATTGATAGCTCCTCCGATAAACTACGGAGTGACTCTAGGCCTCTCAGGTTACTTCGGCACGCTTAGGATAAGTGAATCGACGATGGAGTCTCTCATGTACGATGTCTTAACTGATTTGATGAGGAACGGGTTCGAGAAAGTGATAGTGATGAATGGGCACGGGGGCTCTGGTCAAGTAGAAACTATATTGAGAGCGATGAGGAGGGCGTGGTTCGACTACGGATTGAAGTCAGCTATGGTAAATTGGTGGAGTTTAGCTAGGGATCTGGCTGAGGAGATATTCGGGGGGAGCGGAGGGCACGCTGGTGTAGATGAGACAGCGATGATCCTAGAGATAGATCCCTCCTTAATCAGGGGGGAGATGGAGAGGGAGGAGATATATAGGACGAGGGAGGGCATCTACGCAGTCCCCACTCCCGGCTCTATAATCTCCTACGATGATAGATTCTCTATTAAGATACCTGATAGGGATAAGGCCTCTGAATTCGCTAATAAGCTACTGGAGAGGATCTTCAGTGAAGTGAGAGCGATAGTCGAGGGATGGGAGAGGCAGGAAATCCATATATCATAG
- a CDS encoding cyclic 2,3-diphosphoglycerate synthase produces MVRRVVIMGAAGRDFHNFNVFFRNNENYRVVAFTAAQLPNIAGRIYPPELAGPLYPDGIPIYPEEDLPKIIRENDVDLVVFSYSDVSHQYIMERAAIAQANGADFMLLGPKSTMLKSNKPVIAVTAARTGAGKSPTSRRVSKILKARGLRVSVVRHPMPYGDLRKQIVQRFASLEDLDRHNATIEEREDYEPHLRIGNIVYAGVDYEKILREAEKESDVILWDGGNNDFPFYKPDLMITVVDPLRAGHELTHWPGSVNVRMADVIIVSKVDTACYSDIEKVIMNVERVNPRAKIITAAIPYTVDKPELIEGKRVIVVEDGPTVTHGDMGFGAGYLMARKLRAEIIDPRPYAVGSIKETYEKYTHLSQVLPAVGYGEAQMKELEETINKSPAEAVVLGTPTDISRYLKINKPAVHVYYELQEIGSPTLEDVIDEFLKRVGL; encoded by the coding sequence ATGGTCAGGAGAGTAGTCATCATGGGTGCCGCTGGCCGGGATTTCCATAACTTCAATGTTTTCTTCCGGAATAACGAGAATTATAGGGTAGTCGCTTTCACTGCAGCTCAACTGCCCAATATAGCTGGAAGGATTTACCCACCAGAGCTTGCGGGCCCTCTCTACCCTGATGGAATCCCAATATATCCTGAGGAAGATCTTCCAAAGATAATAAGGGAGAATGATGTGGATCTCGTCGTATTCTCGTATAGTGATGTCTCCCATCAGTACATAATGGAGAGAGCTGCTATAGCTCAAGCAAATGGGGCAGATTTCATGCTCCTAGGCCCAAAGAGCACGATGTTGAAGTCTAATAAGCCAGTAATAGCCGTGACTGCAGCTAGAACTGGGGCTGGGAAGAGCCCGACGAGCCGGAGGGTATCGAAGATACTGAAAGCTAGGGGGCTTAGGGTATCTGTTGTGAGGCATCCGATGCCCTACGGGGACTTGAGGAAACAGATAGTCCAGAGGTTCGCTTCATTAGAGGATCTAGATAGACATAATGCTACGATAGAGGAGAGAGAAGATTATGAGCCCCATCTGAGGATAGGAAATATAGTTTATGCTGGAGTGGATTATGAGAAGATACTGAGGGAAGCCGAGAAGGAGAGCGATGTCATACTCTGGGATGGGGGGAATAATGACTTCCCGTTCTACAAACCGGATCTCATGATAACTGTAGTGGATCCTCTCAGAGCTGGCCACGAGCTCACTCACTGGCCGGGGAGCGTCAACGTCAGGATGGCCGATGTGATAATAGTGAGCAAGGTAGATACTGCTTGCTACTCGGATATAGAGAAGGTCATCATGAACGTAGAGAGGGTGAATCCGAGGGCTAAGATAATAACTGCCGCTATCCCTTACACTGTGGATAAGCCCGAGTTAATAGAGGGGAAGAGAGTAATAGTCGTCGAGGACGGTCCGACTGTGACACACGGAGATATGGGCTTCGGGGCCGGTTACTTAATGGCCCGGAAGCTGAGGGCTGAGATAATAGATCCGAGGCCATACGCAGTTGGCTCAATAAAGGAGACTTATGAGAAGTACACTCACTTATCACAAGTGCTCCCGGCGGTCGGTTATGGGGAAGCCCAGATGAAGGAACTGGAGGAGACCATAAACAAATCACCGGCTGAGGCAGTGGTCCTAGGGACTCCCACGGACATAAGCAGGTATCTGAAGATAAACAAACCGGCCGTCCACGTTTACTACGAGCTACAGGAGATAGGATCGCCGACACTAGAGGATGTGATAGATGAGTTCCTGAAGAGGGTCGGCTTATGA
- the thiL gene encoding thiamine-phosphate kinase produces the protein MRPERELIDEIIRLVSEDPHGLLKLGRDDASARRLEEGIYVFKMDMVSSSTDLLPGMSLRQLAKKCVVANFSDIASKGARPLLFMCSLGLPEDMGDEEFTSIFEGFEEAMRKYGTYLIGGDLGESKELVISGFAFGRVERRLVGRGGSRPGDIVMTTGSFGLTWLGFKHLLEGLELPEGLRRRALRAVYEPEARVEEGIIISSYATSTVDSSDGLYWSLKELSRASGNGFLIEELPLDEEVRLFLGESSMSATFHGGEEYEIVFTVREEDSDKVRDELTVLGVEPIKIGRVVEGGGIHLRVGDSLIEVPEGGWEHFRGLK, from the coding sequence GTGAGGCCTGAGAGGGAGCTCATCGATGAGATAATTAGGCTAGTTTCAGAGGACCCACACGGTTTACTGAAACTTGGGAGGGATGATGCTTCAGCTAGAAGGCTGGAGGAAGGTATATATGTCTTTAAGATGGATATGGTATCTTCATCAACGGATCTGCTCCCCGGGATGAGCTTGAGGCAGTTAGCTAAGAAGTGCGTAGTAGCCAACTTCTCCGATATAGCATCTAAAGGAGCTAGGCCCCTCCTCTTCATGTGTTCCCTCGGTCTCCCTGAGGATATGGGGGATGAGGAATTCACTTCGATATTCGAGGGGTTTGAGGAAGCAATGAGGAAGTACGGGACTTACTTAATCGGGGGGGATCTAGGGGAGTCGAAGGAGCTCGTAATATCGGGATTCGCTTTCGGTAGGGTAGAGAGGAGGCTCGTGGGGAGAGGTGGATCGAGGCCCGGTGATATCGTGATGACGACAGGTAGCTTCGGGTTGACTTGGCTAGGCTTCAAGCACCTCTTAGAGGGATTAGAGCTACCTGAGGGATTGAGGAGGAGGGCGTTGAGGGCTGTATACGAACCCGAGGCCAGAGTTGAGGAGGGGATAATAATATCTAGTTATGCTACATCTACTGTAGATAGTAGCGATGGGCTCTATTGGTCGCTTAAAGAACTCTCTAGAGCTAGCGGCAATGGATTCCTGATAGAGGAGCTCCCCTTGGATGAGGAAGTCAGGCTCTTCTTAGGCGAGAGTTCGATGAGCGCTACTTTCCATGGGGGTGAGGAGTATGAGATAGTCTTCACTGTGAGGGAGGAGGATTCAGATAAGGTAAGGGATGAGCTCACAGTCCTCGGGGTCGAGCCTATTAAGATAGGTAGAGTCGTGGAGGGAGGGGGGATACACTTGAGAGTGGGGGACAGCTTGATAGAGGTCCCAGAGGGAGGCTGGGAGCATTTCAGAGGTCTAAAGTGA
- a CDS encoding MBL fold metallo-hydrolase has translation MIFVWKGSSAVYLRAEGIGVLIDPSSLFSIDEVRDLGGLDIVLFTHEHSDHLDIATLNSMIDEFNPHVVGNPGAYRIARRSSDIIRIREGEMIEFEGIKVHALRAVHPGYHPIVLLLEVGRVSIFHGDSTGFSKSFSAFSPVDLAFIPVGSPSPNSSPSEAVRIARAVVPNLAVPIHGDDSERSEFVERIKSSDLNIKTLLPEIGEIVTLDL, from the coding sequence TTGATATTCGTTTGGAAGGGGAGTTCCGCAGTATACCTGAGGGCCGAGGGGATAGGTGTCCTGATAGATCCGTCCTCCCTATTCTCAATCGATGAGGTACGCGATCTAGGAGGGCTCGATATAGTCCTCTTCACTCACGAGCATTCAGATCACTTGGATATCGCAACTCTAAATTCTATGATCGATGAGTTCAATCCGCATGTAGTGGGGAATCCCGGGGCTTATAGGATAGCGAGGAGGTCCTCAGATATCATCAGGATAAGGGAGGGTGAGATGATAGAATTTGAGGGGATCAAAGTACACGCTCTGAGGGCTGTGCATCCCGGCTATCATCCTATCGTGCTCTTACTAGAGGTGGGGAGAGTATCGATATTCCATGGAGATTCTACAGGATTTTCAAAGAGTTTCTCAGCTTTCTCCCCTGTGGATCTCGCTTTCATCCCAGTAGGCTCTCCATCTCCTAATTCCAGTCCCTCTGAAGCAGTGAGGATAGCGAGAGCTGTAGTGCCTAACTTAGCTGTCCCGATCCACGGGGATGATAGCGAGAGATCTGAATTCGTAGAGAGGATCAAGTCATCTGACCTTAATATCAAGACTTTACTCCCTGAGATAGGGGAGATCGTCACTTTAGACCTCTGA